A DNA window from Jaculus jaculus isolate mJacJac1 chromosome 1, mJacJac1.mat.Y.cur, whole genome shotgun sequence contains the following coding sequences:
- the LOC123455126 gene encoding nucleoporin SEH1-like codes for MLANRDVPYAPPQRPVPVGRTPPSGRRRADVSFDFHGRCMATCSSDQSVKVWDKSESGDWHCTASWKTHSGSVWRVTWAHPEFGQVLASCSFDGTAAVWEEIVGESNDKLRGQSHWVKRTTLVDSRTSVTDVKFAPKHMGLMLATCSADGIVRIYEAPDVMNLSQWSLQHEVSCKLSCSCISWNPSSSRAHSPMIAVGSDDSSPNAMAKVQIFEYNENTRKYAKAETLMTVTDPVHDIAFVPNLGRSFHILAIATKDVRIFTLKPVRKELTSSGGPTKFEIHIVAQFDNHNSQVWRVSWNITGTVLASSGDDGCVRLWKANYMDNWKCTGILKGNGSPVNGNSQQGNSTPSLGSTIPNLQNSLNGSSASRKHS; via the coding sequence atgctGGCAAACAGAGATGTGCCGTACGCGCCCCCGCAGCGGCCGGTGCCTGTGGGCCGCACGCCACCCTCTGGGAGGCGGCGCGCCGATGTCTCCTTCGACTTCCATGGGCGCTGCATGGCCACCTGCTCCAGTGACCAGAGCGTCAAGGTCTGGGACAAAAGTGAAAGTGGAGATTGGCATTGTACCGCTAGCTGGAAGACACATAGTGGATCTGTATGGCGTGTGACATGGGCTCATCCTGAGTTTGGACAGGTTTTGGCCTCCTGTTCTTTTGATGGAACAGCTGCTGTGTGGGAAGAAATAGTAGGAGAGTCCAATGATAAACTGCGAGGACAGAGTCATTGGGTGAAGAGGACGACTTTAGTGGATAGCAGAACATCTGTTACTGATGTGAAATTTGCTCCCAAGCATATGGGTCTTATGTTAGCAACCTGTTCAGCAGATGGTATAGTAAGAATATATGAGGCACCAGATGTCATGAATCTCAGCCAGTGGTCTCTGCAGCACGAGGTCTCCTGTAAACTAAGCTGTAGTTGTATTTCTTGGAACCCTTCAAGTTCTCGTGCCCACTCCCCCATGATAGCTGTAGGAAGTGATGACAGTAGTCCAAATGCAATGGCCAAGGTTCAGATTTTTGAATACAATGAAAACACCAGGAAATATGCAAAAGCTGAAACTCTTATGACAGTCACTGATCCTGTTCATGATATTGCATTTGTTCCAAATTTGGGAAGATCTTTCCACATTCTAGCAATAGCAACCAAAGATGTGAGGATTTTTACATTAAAGCCTGTGAGGAAAGAGCTTACTTCCTCTGGTGGGCCAACAAAATTTGAAATTCATATAGTGGCTCAGTTTGATAATCATAATTCCCAAGTCTGGAGGGTGAGCTGGAACATAACGGGAACAGTGTTAGCATCTTCTGGAGATGATGGCTGTGTAAGATTGTGGAAAGCGAATTATATGGACAATTGGAAGTGCACTGGTATATTGAAAGGTAATGGGAGCCCAGTTAATGGGAATTCTCAACAGGGAAATTCAACTCCTTCCCTTGGCTCAACTATTCCAAATCTCCAAAATTCACTAAATGGATCTTCTGCTAGCAGAAAGCACAGCTGA